The genomic segment CAAGTGAATTCCCAAGCGGCGATAAGCCCAGCAGTTATAGGCCACGCTGACAAAGAAACTTGCAGGCAAGCGTTCTGCCACCCCAATCTTGCAGCCTAAGAGCGTTACTTTGCCGCCAAACCCCATTGTGCCAATGTTAAGCTTGTCAGCATTTGCCATCACATATTCTTCCAGTGCTCGCAGTGTTGGGTCAGGATTGACATCATCGACAGGTCGCAGCAGTTGCTCTTTTGCCAGCTCATAGCCAGAGGTTCGGTCGCCGCCAATTCCCACACCAATGAAGCCTGCCGAACAGCCTTGCCCTTGCGCCTGCCAAACCGCATGCAAGATGCATTTTCGAATCCCATCTACATCCCGCCCTGCCTTGCCAAGTCCTTCAAGCTCGGTTGGAAGAGAGTATTGGATGTTTTTGTTTTCACACCCGCCTCCTTTCAAGATGAGCTTGATTTCAGTGAAGTCCTTTTCCCATTGTTCAAAGTGCATGACTGGCACGCCTGCTCCCACATTTGTGCCATTGTTTTTGCCTGTGATAGGATGCACAGAGTTGGGGCGCAACTTACCAAGCTTCGTGGCCTCTATGGTCGCTTCCTTAATAGCTGCTTTAATTTCCAGTTGATTGACTCCTACTGGCGTGTGAATGAAGAAAGTTGGCATACCTGTATCCTGACAAATCGGTGAGACATTTTCACACGCCATATCAATGTTGAGGGTGATAGTCGAGATTGCAAGACCAGAGCGAGATGCAGGGTCTTCACGCTCCGCTGCATTTGCAATCGCACGGCGCACATCGCTTGGCAAGTTGGTTGAGGTCTCTATAATCAGCTGCAGGATTGAGTCTTTCAGTGCGGACATACTACAACGAGGTTAAATTCCAAAAGCGTTGTTTTTAGCCCTGAAATTTACAAGAAACTCTGCACGCAGAAAAGCTGGGATTGCGAAATCTGAGACTGATGATACAGCGTTTGCGTTAGAGGGGTATTTGCTCCTAACTCTTTACCGCACGGTCTTGTTAAACACATCACGCACCACCGCACGGTTTGGCGTATTGACCCCATCTTCTACACGCCAAGTTCGCTTCTGTTCCAGCGCCTCACTTTCTCCGTCTAAGAGATATCGATATTCAATTAATTCTCCTCGCTGCAGCCTTAGCACGGCTGTCCAGACCTTGTCGTTACGCTTTTCGTCGCCGTATCGTCCATCATCGCGCATTGGAATTCTTTGTTGTCCTCTCGAGCGTGCCTTCAAAATCTCGAGCTCTGCACTTCTTGCAGCTGGACTGGCAGAAAGGTCTAACTCAAAGCGTGTTTCCACCGTGTTAATTAAGTCTTCCTGCACGGTTTTGAACGCCTCTTTTGGCACTCGATATTCTTTTCCTCTGCTACGCCAGATGATCGCCATCCCTAAATACGCATCTCTGTTATGCGTGCGTTCTTGCCCTGCAATCGCTCCCAAAAAGCCAATTTGGTTTGGTAATTTCAGTTCAGAGTAAGGCACTACTGCCTCAATGGCTTCATCAGAGAAAGCCAGTTTGACTTTGTCGCTTCGCAACTTTGCTGGTCGCAGTTCTATCTCCAAAATCCTATCTTCTTCAAACGCAATCTGCACTGCCAGTGTCTGAGCAGTATCGCTTAGCACGGTTTTCAGGTTTTCCTCTCTTGCAGCCAGTGCAAAGCACAGTGCATCATTTGTGATGCCATAGTAGCACTTTGAAACGGGCATTTCGCTTTCACCGATTGCAAAGACTCCTGCTCGTTCAAACCACTCCATTTCTGCTAAGATGCCATCAAGCTGCACTTCATTTGGGTTCAGCCGACCAACGGGTATGCGCTCTTCTGGCACCACAATCGGTGCAAACATTCGCCGCTCTATGCTCTTTCCCGCTGCCAGTAGTGCATCGTAGACTCGCCCTAAGTGGGTGCGAAATGCTTTGTCTAAGGCTTGCTGCACGATGTAAGGTTGCTCTGCCTCGTTCCCGTAGTGCTTAAACCAAAGCGCCTGCTGAGCGGCATAGAGTTCGAACCACGCTTGCTGATATGCAGTTAGCTCCTGCCCACTGTGCGCTGCACTCCGCTCCACTTCTACGCTTGGTGGTAACAGACCTGTGCGCTCGAGGTCTGCTCGCGCCAGTGCCAGATACGTCCAAGCTGTTTGTTCCTCCTTGTCGCCAATCCATTGCTCAAGCCCGTTCTCAGCAGAGAGCGGAAGTTTTGCAAGCGTTTTTGGCAAGAGTGGTTTCTTTTTTTCGCCTACTTCCATCAGCAGCCTGCTCAGTCGTGTGAGTTGCAGACTCGGCTCCTTTTTTTGCAAGCCTACACTTGTTAGCATGCCCAACAGCTCTGTGATTGCACTTGCTGCACTAACTGTGCCATGAAATGCCTGTGGGAGTTGCAAGCGCATAGTCAAGACGCCTTGTGCATTACGGTATTTCTCTATGGATTGCAACCACGCCGCCAGTTCTTCTGAACGATTCTTTGCGGAAAGTGCTTTTTGCAAGCGCTCACCTGCCACTGTTTCATCAAACGATAGCCATAGGCGACTGGCGCGCGGTAGTTGATACAGGCTTGCAATTTCCTCTGGACGCAGTGCCGCTTCCGACTTATCTAACGCTTTGGCCAGCGCTGACTTTGGACATAGCAGCCACTTTATGCCAGCCGCCTCATAGAATCCCAGTGAAGACTCGGACACCATTAGCGCTGTCGGCACAAACCCTTGCGGAGTAATACCCAGATAGGCATTCATTCGTGCCACTGCCCGCACAATGTGTGTTTTTGCATCTGCGCTGGCTTGCACTGGCAGCGGAAACTGTCCCACTTCACCGAGTGCTGTTTTCGCATCTTCGGTGTCGCTCAGCAGAGGAATGAGCGCATTAAATGCAGGTGTGGTTATGACATCAACTGGCAGTGATGGAGCTAATTCATCTCTTTTTCGTTTGCCTTTTGGCGTGCTGGCTTGTTCTAAACCGCTCTGTCGCAAAAGAAACAAAATCGTCTCCATCATTTTGTAGGTCTCGACCACCAAGCGCTGGCAGTCATCTTCACCAATTGGGCGCGCTAACTCGTAGCGGTCGTCCTCTTCACTTGGCGTTCGGTTGTCGTCTTTTATGAAGTAGTCGCTTAGGTCAAGTATGAGCGGCGGGTCCAAGTTTGTGCGTGTGGTAGCAAGCTTGCCGCCTCGCACATAGAGTGGCAGGGTGTATTTTCGGGTCAGCAAACTTGGGTCAAAGTGTGACACTGTGTAAAGAAACTTGATGCGAATTCGGTCTCGCACCGTGTAAAGCGCACGGTTCTGCGTGCCAATGATAGTGCCTACTTTCATATCATTTGGCAGAAGCCGTGCGTAGTCTGGGAATCGCCTAAGCGTTGCCTCGCTTACGCTAAAGCCGTGTGCTACTTGCGTCTTGGAGTTGTTTAGGAGCAGATCCAGCTCTTTGCTTGTCAGCTCTATGGAGGGCTTGAGCAGTATATCCAGCCATGGGTCTGTTTTGCCGCCGTATTTTCTTAGGTAGCCTTTTGCATCAATCGTATTGGTGCTTAGGTCAATAAACTCTCGCAAGTAGCTGGTGTAGCGCACTATTGCTATTAGTGTCTCCGACGAAATTGCCACCGTTGCTGGCGCGTTCGGTGTGCTGGCTAGACTGCTTAGCAAGGGAAAAAATGACCCTGTTACAGCGTGTCGCACCGTCGGCATTCCTAATTCGCTGGCTGCCACATCCATTTCAGCCGTTGCATCCAAATGCCAGACGATATGTAAGCGAAGTGGTTCAACTGGCATGCGTTGCCCCACTGCTGGCAGGGCTGCAACATGCCCAATTAGTATGAATATGAGCAGCGGTGTGAGCTCTTTTGTCAAGGTTTGCCTTTGTTTTGGAGGTCAAATATACCGAACAGGCTTGACTTCTTGCTCCTTTAGCTTACCACACATTGCGCCAAGCGGCTTTACTATGCGCGCTTTTTAATGGTAAAATGAAACTCTGCGCCTTTGCCCAGCTCTGATTGAATCCAAATTTTGCCACCGTATTGCTCGACCACTTTCTTAACAATTGCGAGACCGACCCCAGAGCCGGGCTGGTCACTTTCGCCACGCTCAAAGAGCCGAAACACTTTCTCAAAATCTTTGGGTGCAATGCCGATGCCATTGTCTTTCACCACGATTTCGTGCGTGTCGGGGTGGTCAATCGCATAGATGGAAATACAGGGGTCTTTCACTTTTGCCGTGTAGCGAATTGCATTGCCAACCAGATTGGTCATTACTTGCTCTAAGCGGCGACGTGGAAACTTCACCAGCGGCAAGTCAGGGGAGATATTAACCTTGACACGCTGCGCTTCAAGATGCCCACGATAGTTTTCCATAATTGTCGAGACCATCTCGTAGAGGTAAATCTCATCCATCTTGACGGTCTCTCGCCCAACTCTGGAAAGGTCCAATAGCTCCGTAATCATATCTTCCATGACTTTGGCATTGTAGCGGATGCGCTCGAGTGCAAAGCGTGCTTCGTATTCCATCTTGTCGTAATACAGTTCCTGCACCCGTGCGGCAAACCCTTGAATTGAGATAAGTGGCGCTTTGAGGTCGTGAGAGACAGAATAGACAAACTGCTCCAGCTCTGCGTTCTTTTCTGCAAGCGTCTTATTGGCTTCGGCCAGTGCTTCACTTAGTTTCTTTCGGTACAGACCTTCGGCCAGCTCTGTTGCAAGGATTCGCGCCAGACGCTTGTCATCTTCGGAAAAGCGGCGCTGACGCAGCGTAATAATTTGCAGCACTCCTTGCAACTGCTCATAGCCAATGAGGGGCACAGTAAAAACACTTCGTGCCGCAATTGAAAGCAGATGTTTTTCAGCGTATTGCAGTCTTGGCTCTTTTAGGGCTTCCTCAATGAAGGACTCTTGTCGCTTCATTGCAACTAATGGGGCAATGCCTTTTGCTTGCTCTTTAAGCGGATATGAACGCACCGATTCGGGCAGGTCATCGCTGGCTTCGTATTCCAGAAAGAGCATATTTGTCGGCTCATCGTAACGATAAATCAGAAGGAGGGCTGGTTCGAAAAGCTCACCCAATTCTTTGCTGATGCGCCGTGCAATCTCTGGCACTGTCTCAGATTGATTGATGATTTCACTAATCTTGATAATCACTTCGCGCTCTAAACGCGAGCGTTTTTCCAGCGTAATGTCTTGCATCAATACTTTGAACCCACCTGCAACTGGTGTTGTGCCGAAGATGAGCGGTGAAAATTCTGCTTGAAAAATGTGTGTCTCACCTGCAAGGTCTGACATTGCAATTTCTTCGCGCACGAGCTCTCCTCTTTCGGTGCGCTGTGCCGCTTTGATAAATCGATCTGCATTCTCGGGTGAAAGCTGCCTCAGCAAGTTAAATTCTTGCAGGCTGTTTCTATCCCAGCCAAAAAATGTCTCGACGGCACGATTAACTTCCATCACACGGTAGTCGGGACCGCAGATGAAAATTAGCTCTGCTGTAGAGTCGAACAGGCTACGATATTGCAGTTCCGCAAACAACAATTCCTCTGTGCGTTTCTTGACTGTGTCAGTGAGCGACTCGTTGTAGAATTGCAGCTGGCTATTGGCTTCGTTGAGCGACTCAGTTACTTTTTGCAAGGATTCAGCCAACTCCCGATTTCGCTTCACGATGCGATACACCACTGTCGCAATGATGCTACCAATCACAAAGCCACCCAGCACCGCAAAGGCAATATCGGCTTCTTTTGAGAGGTCTAATGAGGTGAGCGTCAGCACAACAATTGCTGCCCCTGACACACACGAGAGAAATGCAAACAGCGCCAGTTGGACTTCATTTCTTTTGAGGCGATGCAGCGTCTGCTTAATCATTTGCCTTGCTAAGGCTTTGAGTTAGGGCAGCGATGATGGTCTCAGGCTTAATTCCCTCTGCCTCTGCACTGAAGTTGGTAAGCAGGCGATGTCTCAGCACAGGCAGGGCGACTGCCTTAACATCGGCAATATCGGGTGTGTAGCGTCCCATTAGAAGGCAGCGGGCTTTTGCACCCAAAATCAGATACTGCGATGCACGCGGTCCAGCGCCCCAGCTCACATACTGCCGCACGATTTTTTCATCGGTGCTGGCTGGGCGTGTTTTGCTGACCAAACGCACTGCATATTCAATCACATTATCCGACACGGGCACTTCACGCACCAGTTTCTGGAGCATCAAAATCTTCTCGGCATTCATTACTTTTTGCAGCTCTGGCTTATCTGAAGAAGTCGTCGCTTTCACAATCGCTTTCTCTTCTTCAAATGATGGATAGTCAATCCAAAGGTTAAACATAAAGCGATCGAGCTGCGCTTCGGGTAAAGGGTACGTTCCCTCTTGCTCAACTGGATTTTGAGTTGCGAGTACAAAGAACGGCTCTGGCAGTGCATACCGCTTTCCTGCCGACGTGACCTGATGCTCCTGCATTGCTTCCAGCAAAGCCGCTTGAGTTTTTGGTGGCGTGCGGTTGATTTCATCAGCCAGCACGACGCTTGCAAAAATCGGCCCACGAATAAACTTGAAAAATCGTTTGCCTGTCTCGTGATCTTCCTCCAGAATTTCTGTGCCTGTAATGTCCGATGGCATCAGGTCGGGCGTGAACTGGATGCGGCTAAAGCTCAAATCCAACACACGCGCAAATGTGGAGACCAGCAGCGTTTTTGCCAGTCCAGGTACACCTACCATCAAGCAATGCCCACGCGCTAAAATTGTCATCATCAACTGCTCAATGATGTCATCTTGCCCTACAATCACCTTATGGATTTCAGCTTTCAGGGTTTGATACGACGCGGCTAAATCTTCTGCCAGCGCAATCAGTGACGACATTGATTTAAGAGTTTGAAAACTTTAGTAGGTGAGTTGAAAATTCTATCCACGCAGTTGCCTCTGATGCTCCTTAGCAAGGCACAAGTGCTTTGCAAACTGCACACTGTTAGCTGCTGACACGCAATGCTTCGCTAAAAGTCTGCTCCTCGTTATTTGGGTCTATCTGCACGACCTCTCCTAAATCTGCTACTTCCTTTTGCATCGCCTTGACCTCCCCCACTATCACAAACACAAAACGCTCTGGCTGAATATACATCTTTGCGGTCTTGTGCACGTCGTCTAAGGTTAGTGCTTGAATGTTTGCTTGAAATGTCTTGTAGTATTGTCGGTCTAATCCGTAAAGCTCCACAGTGGCAAGGCGGCTTAAAATGGTCTCAGGTGATTCATTTTGAATGACAAAGTTGCCTGATAGGTAATTCTTTACCGCTTGCAGCTCTTCTTCACGCACTCCTTGCTCCAGCAAAGTGTGCACTTGGCTTAGGATTTCAGTAGTAGCCAGCCGCGTTACGTCCTTGCGAACCTGTGTGCTGATATTAAAGTCGCCTGCCTCTCGCTTGGCGTCGAAGGTGCTGCGAATGCTGTAGGCATACCCTTGCTTTTCTCGCACGCTAAGGTTCAAGCGTGAGCCAAAGTATCCGCCCAGTATCGTGTTCAGCACATAGCATTTGAGGTAGTCAGGGTGTGCTCGCTCAATGGAGAGATGCCCTATCATCAAGACGGATTGCACTGCTCCATCTTTTTGCACAAGGATTACTTTCGGCGCATTTCTTAGGTTCGGCTGCGCTCGTTTTGTCGTCGCAAGTGGTTTTGCTTGCCAAGTGCCGAATGCTTCTGTGAGCTGCGCTACGAAGTCTTCGCTCTTCAAGTTACCTGTAGCAATGAGCACGCTGTTATTTGGCACGGCAAAAGTGCTGTAAAACTCACGGACATCTGCTTCTGTCAGCGCTGTTAAGCTCTGCACTGTGCCAAGCACTGGGTAACTATATGGGTGAGGGAAATACACTTGCTGCGCAAATGCATCGCTTGCCAGACGCCCTGCATCAGACTTGGAGAAACGCAATCGATTTAGGCTTTGCTGCCGTACAAACTCAAGCTCTTTTTCAGCAAACGCTGGGTGCAGCACCACATCGCTCATCAGTGCTAACCCCTGCTTCAAATACTTTGGCATCACTGACAGCGACACCAGAGAGTGGTCTAATCCTGCCCAAGCCCCCAACTCTGCACCAATGAAGTCGACTTCTTCGGCAATCTCATCCGCAGTGCGAGAGGTCGTGCCTTGCAGAAGCATTGCAAAAGCCACCATTGCTGCTTTATGCCGCGCCCCTTCATCAATGCTGCCAGCTTTGACATAGAGCCGAATTGACACAAGCGGTGCGGCAGGCTGTTCATAGACCATCACTTTTAATCCATTTGGTAGCACCGTCTCGAACCAGTCAGGGAATGTGGCACAAATCGGCTGAGCCGATATAGGTGGTTTAGACCTATCCAGAGGCTCTGGGTAGTATTCTTCTGAGACCTTCATCTTTGGCTCCATTATGCTTTTCAGTGTCCTGCTTTTCAACGCCTACCGCTGGTGAGAAATTTCTGGCTGTTTTGCAAACAAAAAAGCCGCTTCTGACAAGCGGCTGCGGATAGTATGGTGTGCGCGGGAGGAGATTTGAACTCCTACGCCTCGCGGCGCTACCACCTCAAAGTAGTGCGTCTACCAGTTCCGCCACCCGCGCATGGAAAATTTGGCTGCCACTGGCAGCCGCAATTCTTTGGGGAAGTCTGTGAGCATAGATGGACTCGAACCATCGACCCTCTCATTAAAAGTGAGATGCTCTACCAACTGAGCTATATGCTCAACCATTTTCGTCTCTTTCGAGACGGTTTCTAAGATAAAAAAGTTTCAACAATGTTGCAATGCGCTGCGCCCCCTACTTGTTTGCGTATCTCAGGCGCTTCTTGTGTCGATTCTTACGACGGCGTTTTTTGCGCTTATGCGTCGCCATCTTGTGGCGCTTGCGCTTTCTTCCACAAGGCATTTCTTTTCCCTAACTTTGAGTTCAAAATAGAGCTGCAAAGATAGAACTTAGAGACTGAATTTCAAAACCGAACGAAGAGATACAACCCTGCACTCGCTGGTCTTACTCGCCCTAAATGTCGTACCTAGTCTGTGTTTCGCTTCAAGGCGTGCGATTTCTTCGCACATAAACGTTTAGCGTTTGCTTTTGCTTTTTTGCGTAAGAGACATCAACAACTAAACCTATCGCTATAATGAAGACCACCGTACCGAAATTCACCAATCGGCTTGCTAACGAGAAAAGCCCATATCTTCTTCAACACAAACACAATCCCGTAGACTGGTATGCGTGGGGTGAAGAAGCTTTTGAGAAAGCTCGCCGTGAAGACAAACCCATTTTTCTCTCTATTGGCTACTCTACCTGCCACTGGTGCCATGTAATGGAGCGAGAGTCGTTTGAAAATGAAGAAATTGCCGAAGTGCTTAACAAGTATTTTGTCTCCATCAAGGTTGATAGAGAAGAACGTCCTGACCTTGACCGCGTGTATATGAGTTATGTGCAGGCTATTACAGGTAACGGTGGTTGGCCAATGTCGGTGTGGCTCACACCAGACCTCAAGCCTTTCTTTGGCGGCACTTACTTCCCTCCAACAGATCGATGGGGGCGGCCGGGCTTTAAGACCTTGCTACTTAAAATCGCTGAGAGCTGGGAAAAAGACCGTGAGAATATCCTTACGGTTTCAGAGCGTGCAACCCGTCAACTGACTGATTATGCACGTCAAATTGCTCAAGCGGAAAGAATCGACCTCACAGAGCAAGTGCTGCACCAAGCGGCTGCCAGTTTCGCCCATAGTTTTGATAGTGAGTGGGGTGGGTTTAGCAGCGCGCCGAAATTTCCGCGCCCCGTCTGCTTCAACTTCCTTTTCACTTACTACCACCGCACAGGCAATACACACGCCTTAGAAATGGCACTTTTTACTCTGCGCAAAATGGCAGAAGGCGGCATCCATGACCACATTAGCGTGATGGGCAAAGGCGGCGGCGGCTTTTCACGATACTCAACTGACCGATACTGGCATGTGCCGCACTTCGAGAAAATGCTCTACGACAATGCTCAACTGGCTATCTCTTACCTTGAAGCCTACCAACTCACTCGCAATCCGTTTTACGCAGACATTGCGCGCGACATCTTCAACTACGTGCAGTGCGATATGACCGACCCGCAGGGCGGTTTTTACTCTGCTGAAGATGCCGATAGCCTTCCTACCCCTGATGCCGACCACAAAGCAGAAGGCGCTTTTTATGTCTGGGAACAGGCTGAAGTTGACAGAATTCTGGGAACAGAGATTAGCGAGATTTTCTCATACCTCTACGGCATTAAGCCTAATGGGAATGTCATGCACGACCCTCACAATGAGTTTGAGAACAAAAATGTCCTTATCCAACGCTTTTCATCTGAAGAAACAGCTCAGCGATTTGGAAAAACCGTTGAACAGCTGCATGCCATCATCCGTGATGCAAAAACTAAGCTCTTCGAGGCTCGTCGCCAGCGCCCACGCCCTCATCTGGATGACAAAATTTTAACCTCGTGGAATGGGCTAATGATTTCTGCTTTTGCTAAAGGCTATATGGTTTTAGATGAACCAGCTTACTTACACGCTGCCAAGCGTGCAGCCGATTTCATTCTTCACACGCTCTACAAGCCTGACACCAATGAGCTTTTGCGACGATATCGTGATGGCGAAGCAGGCATCTCTGGAAAGCTGGACGATTATGCCTTTTTTGTGCAAGGGCTGCTTGACCTTTATGAAGCCTCGCTTGAGTCAAGGTATTTCACCACAGCCATTCGCCTTACTGAAACCATGTTGCAGCGCTTTGAAGATAAGGCGCTTGGCGGCTTTTTTAGCTCCGAAGAAGATGATAAGAGCATCATTATCCGAATGAAAGACGATCACGACGGTGCAGAGCCTTCGCCCAACTCTATCGCTGTGCTTAACCTTCTGCGCCTTGCTCAGATGACCGACCGAGAAGACTTCCGCACGGCTGCAGAGCGCACCTTACGCTTTTTCAGCCACCTGATTGACAAAGCCCCCAGCTATGTGCCGCAGATGCTTGTGGCACTTGATTTTTATCTGCAAAAGCCGAAGCAAATTGTCCTATCAGGCGACTTGGCAACACCTGAGATGATGGCACTGCGCCGCGCCATTTACGAGAGATATTTGCCGAACAAAGTCATCCTCTACGCTGAATCAGAGGTTGCTCAGCAAGCAGATTTCCTCAACGCTATACTTCAGCACCAACCTGCTGCGCCTACTGCTTTTGTTTGCATTGATTATGCGTGCCAATTACCCACCAGCGATGCAAGCATATTAGCGAACTTGCTTGCTCCTTCATCGAGTCATCGTCCAAATACGTCTCGTTTGTCGTAAATTGCAAGGCAAAGCATCTCTTAGCGGGTTATAAGGAAAACAAACAACTGCACCCCTGTGAAATACGCTCTCGTGCTTGCTGTGTTTTTTAGCATTCCTTTTGCAGCGGTGTCGCAGCGCCGCGTGACTGGCACGCTTATTGAGCATCGGAATTTTGCATCAAAGTTTGTGATGCCGCGTCAAGTTGATGTGTGGCTACCACCTCGTTATCACTCTGCACCCGCTCAGCGCTATGCCGTGCTATATGCTCACGATGGGCAAAATCTCTTTGACCCCTACACTGCTTTTATCAAGGTGGATTGGGGTCTTGATGAGACTTTGACGCAGCTTATTGCGGAGGACAAAGTGCAGGAAGTCATTGTGGTCGGAATTTGGAACACACCA from the Chloroherpetonaceae bacterium genome contains:
- a CDS encoding AAA family ATPase, whose product is MSSLIALAEDLAASYQTLKAEIHKVIVGQDDIIEQLMMTILARGHCLMVGVPGLAKTLLVSTFARVLDLSFSRIQFTPDLMPSDITGTEILEEDHETGKRFFKFIRGPIFASVVLADEINRTPPKTQAALLEAMQEHQVTSAGKRYALPEPFFVLATQNPVEQEGTYPLPEAQLDRFMFNLWIDYPSFEEEKAIVKATTSSDKPELQKVMNAEKILMLQKLVREVPVSDNVIEYAVRLVSKTRPASTDEKIVRQYVSWGAGPRASQYLILGAKARCLLMGRYTPDIADVKAVALPVLRHRLLTNFSAEAEGIKPETIIAALTQSLSKAND
- a CDS encoding fumarate hydratase, producing MSALKDSILQLIIETSTNLPSDVRRAIANAAEREDPASRSGLAISTITLNIDMACENVSPICQDTGMPTFFIHTPVGVNQLEIKAAIKEATIEATKLGKLRPNSVHPITGKNNGTNVGAGVPVMHFEQWEKDFTEIKLILKGGGCENKNIQYSLPTELEGLGKAGRDVDGIRKCILHAVWQAQGQGCSAGFIGVGIGGDRTSGYELAKEQLLRPVDDVNPDPTLRALEEYVMANADKLNIGTMGFGGKVTLLGCKIGVAERLPASFFVSVAYNCWAYRRLGIHLDSSGKIIKWLYRESDEIKKLAKGAGIPLTGKEIVLQAPISEEKIRKVKVGDIVIINGEVHTGRDAFHHYVVHHNLTAETMPVDTRGGVLYHCGPVVLKENGKYKITAAGPTTSIREEPYQADVIKRLGLRAVIGKGGMGAKTLKGLQEYGAVYLNAIGGAAQYYAQCIKEVTGVHFLEEMGVPEAMWHLQVEGFAAICTMDSHGNSLHKEIEDESLERLKEFAEPVF
- a CDS encoding insulinase family protein, with protein sequence MEPKMKVSEEYYPEPLDRSKPPISAQPICATFPDWFETVLPNGLKVMVYEQPAAPLVSIRLYVKAGSIDEGARHKAAMVAFAMLLQGTTSRTADEIAEEVDFIGAELGAWAGLDHSLVSLSVMPKYLKQGLALMSDVVLHPAFAEKELEFVRQQSLNRLRFSKSDAGRLASDAFAQQVYFPHPYSYPVLGTVQSLTALTEADVREFYSTFAVPNNSVLIATGNLKSEDFVAQLTEAFGTWQAKPLATTKRAQPNLRNAPKVILVQKDGAVQSVLMIGHLSIERAHPDYLKCYVLNTILGGYFGSRLNLSVREKQGYAYSIRSTFDAKREAGDFNISTQVRKDVTRLATTEILSQVHTLLEQGVREEELQAVKNYLSGNFVIQNESPETILSRLATVELYGLDRQYYKTFQANIQALTLDDVHKTAKMYIQPERFVFVIVGEVKAMQKEVADLGEVVQIDPNNEEQTFSEALRVSS
- a CDS encoding thioredoxin domain-containing protein: MKTTVPKFTNRLANEKSPYLLQHKHNPVDWYAWGEEAFEKARREDKPIFLSIGYSTCHWCHVMERESFENEEIAEVLNKYFVSIKVDREERPDLDRVYMSYVQAITGNGGWPMSVWLTPDLKPFFGGTYFPPTDRWGRPGFKTLLLKIAESWEKDRENILTVSERATRQLTDYARQIAQAERIDLTEQVLHQAAASFAHSFDSEWGGFSSAPKFPRPVCFNFLFTYYHRTGNTHALEMALFTLRKMAEGGIHDHISVMGKGGGGFSRYSTDRYWHVPHFEKMLYDNAQLAISYLEAYQLTRNPFYADIARDIFNYVQCDMTDPQGGFYSAEDADSLPTPDADHKAEGAFYVWEQAEVDRILGTEISEIFSYLYGIKPNGNVMHDPHNEFENKNVLIQRFSSEETAQRFGKTVEQLHAIIRDAKTKLFEARRQRPRPHLDDKILTSWNGLMISAFAKGYMVLDEPAYLHAAKRAADFILHTLYKPDTNELLRRYRDGEAGISGKLDDYAFFVQGLLDLYEASLESRYFTTAIRLTETMLQRFEDKALGGFFSSEEDDKSIIIRMKDDHDGAEPSPNSIAVLNLLRLAQMTDREDFRTAAERTLRFFSHLIDKAPSYVPQMLVALDFYLQKPKQIVLSGDLATPEMMALRRAIYERYLPNKVILYAESEVAQQADFLNAILQHQPAAPTAFVCIDYACQLPTSDASILANLLAPSSSHRPNTSRLS
- a CDS encoding ATP-binding protein; the encoded protein is MIKQTLHRLKRNEVQLALFAFLSCVSGAAIVVLTLTSLDLSKEADIAFAVLGGFVIGSIIATVVYRIVKRNRELAESLQKVTESLNEANSQLQFYNESLTDTVKKRTEELLFAELQYRSLFDSTAELIFICGPDYRVMEVNRAVETFFGWDRNSLQEFNLLRQLSPENADRFIKAAQRTERGELVREEIAMSDLAGETHIFQAEFSPLIFGTTPVAGGFKVLMQDITLEKRSRLEREVIIKISEIINQSETVPEIARRISKELGELFEPALLLIYRYDEPTNMLFLEYEASDDLPESVRSYPLKEQAKGIAPLVAMKRQESFIEEALKEPRLQYAEKHLLSIAARSVFTVPLIGYEQLQGVLQIITLRQRRFSEDDKRLARILATELAEGLYRKKLSEALAEANKTLAEKNAELEQFVYSVSHDLKAPLISIQGFAARVQELYYDKMEYEARFALERIRYNAKVMEDMITELLDLSRVGRETVKMDEIYLYEMVSTIMENYRGHLEAQRVKVNISPDLPLVKFPRRRLEQVMTNLVGNAIRYTAKVKDPCISIYAIDHPDTHEIVVKDNGIGIAPKDFEKVFRLFERGESDQPGSGVGLAIVKKVVEQYGGKIWIQSELGKGAEFHFTIKKRA